A genomic stretch from Algoriphagus halophilus includes:
- the accB gene encoding acetyl-CoA carboxylase biotin carboxyl carrier protein gives MKPKEIQELIDYISNSGLAEVKIKTDEFELSIKKDSSNVRVVEAAPAPAPVAAAPTPAAAPTPTAPAPAPAENSNLVEIKSPMIGTFYLTPNPDSPAFVNVGDTIKPGQTVCIIEAMKLFNEIESEVSGKIVKILVTNSTPVEYDQPLFLVDPAG, from the coding sequence ATGAAACCTAAAGAGATTCAAGAGCTAATCGATTATATCTCAAATTCAGGCTTAGCTGAAGTAAAAATCAAAACAGATGAGTTTGAGTTGTCTATTAAAAAAGATTCATCCAATGTACGTGTAGTCGAGGCTGCTCCAGCACCTGCTCCTGTAGCTGCTGCGCCGACTCCTGCTGCTGCACCGACTCCTACTGCTCCAGCTCCTGCACCTGCAGAAAACTCTAATTTAGTTGAAATAAAATCACCTATGATTGGTACATTTTATTTGACTCCTAATCCAGATTCACCTGCTTTTGTCAATGTAGGAGACACTATAAAGCCTGGACAAACAGTTTGTATTATCGAAGCAATGAAACTTTTCAATGAAATTGAATCTGAAGTTTCAGGAAAAATTGTAAAAATCTTGGTTACTAATTCTACTCCAGTAGAGTATGATCAACCTTTATTCCTAGTAGATCCTGCTGGTTAA
- a CDS encoding YceD family protein, which yields MKFWRTFDIEVIKFVEGRHEIDFEIDDSFFQHFEDNHLVEKGNLAVRVNMKKGANLIEMDFHIQGKVRLTCDRSLEEYDQPLDIHETMIYKYGSEEVEINEDVIMITRDTPSVNVAQLIYEFILINLPAKKIHPDYRNELDEDDFEGEGGIVYLDDDFDEDELEDHSEEETKEIDPRWASLKNLKNKE from the coding sequence GTGAAATTCTGGAGAACCTTTGATATTGAGGTAATTAAGTTCGTTGAGGGAAGACACGAAATCGACTTCGAAATCGACGATTCGTTCTTTCAACATTTTGAAGACAATCATCTTGTCGAAAAAGGCAATTTGGCCGTACGGGTCAATATGAAAAAAGGCGCCAATTTGATAGAAATGGATTTCCATATCCAAGGAAAAGTCAGACTAACCTGTGACCGAAGTCTGGAGGAGTATGACCAGCCCTTAGATATTCATGAAACCATGATCTATAAATATGGCAGTGAAGAAGTAGAAATCAATGAAGATGTCATTATGATAACGAGGGACACTCCTTCAGTCAATGTGGCTCAGTTGATCTATGAATTCATTCTGATCAACCTACCTGCAAAAAAAATCCATCCTGATTACCGTAATGAATTGGATGAGGATGATTTTGAAGGAGAAGGTGGAATTGTCTACTTGGATGATGATTTTGACGAAGATGAACTTGAGGACCACTCAGAAGAAGAAACAAAAGAAATTGATCCCCGCTGGGCATCATTAAAAAATTTAAAAAACAAGGAATAA
- the rsmA gene encoding 16S rRNA (adenine(1518)-N(6)/adenine(1519)-N(6))-dimethyltransferase RsmA, with translation MEKVRAKKHLGQHFLTDLSIAERIALAVKGHGGVTKVLEIGPGMGVLTDYLLKSDLELYLIDIDKESIEYLYKKYPELGDRIIFGDYLKYDFKKVIPDQYAIAGNFPYNISSQIFFKVLEVRDQVTEVVCMLQKEVAERIASPKGNKDYGILSVLLQAYYDIEYLFSVPPEVFDPPPRVNSGVIRLVRNEVKGLDCNEKLFFQVVKGGFGNRRKTLRNSLKSFQLPEDLKTNPLMDKRAEQLDVADFVFIAQQIEASRGNH, from the coding sequence ATGGAAAAAGTCAGAGCCAAAAAACATCTTGGCCAGCACTTTTTGACCGATTTAAGTATAGCAGAGCGAATAGCTTTGGCGGTCAAAGGGCATGGAGGAGTGACCAAGGTCTTGGAAATCGGACCTGGAATGGGTGTGCTCACTGATTATTTGTTGAAATCAGACCTGGAGTTGTACCTTATTGATATTGACAAAGAGTCCATAGAATACCTATATAAGAAATATCCTGAGCTTGGAGATAGAATTATCTTCGGGGATTATTTGAAGTACGATTTTAAAAAAGTGATTCCAGATCAGTATGCCATAGCAGGAAACTTTCCTTACAATATTTCTTCCCAGATTTTCTTTAAGGTTCTGGAAGTGAGAGATCAAGTAACAGAAGTGGTTTGTATGCTCCAAAAAGAGGTAGCAGAAAGGATCGCATCTCCAAAAGGGAATAAAGATTATGGAATTTTGTCTGTGCTTCTTCAGGCATATTATGATATAGAATATCTTTTTTCTGTTCCTCCTGAAGTTTTTGATCCTCCGCCAAGAGTGAACTCAGGAGTGATCCGTTTGGTTAGGAATGAAGTGAAGGGCCTGGACTGTAATGAAAAATTATTTTTTCAGGTGGTAAAAGGAGGTTTTGGAAATAGGAGGAAAACGTTGAGGAATTCATTGAAATCCTTCCAACTTCCGGAAGATTTAAAGACCAACCCTTTAATGGATAAGCGTGCCGAGCAATTGGACGTAGCAGATTTTGTTTTTATCGCACAACAAATAGAAGCCTCCCGTGGAAATCATTAA
- a CDS encoding beta-ketoacyl-ACP synthase III → MDKIRAMVTGVQGYVPEYRLTNKELETLVDTNDEWIYTRTGIKERRILKGENQGTSVMAVEAIKGLLEKTQTDPLDIDLIICATVTPDMPFPATANIIADKVGAKNSFSFDISAACSGFLYAMQVGSQFIQTGQHKKVIVVGADKMSSIVNYEDRTTCILFGDGAGAILLEPTTEELGIMDALLHADGSGAPYLNMKAGGSMKPATHETVDAREHFAAQEGSTVFKFAVTNMADVSAEVMERNNLTSDDVAWLVPHQANKRIIDATSSRMGIGSDKVMMNIEKYGNTTAATLPLCLWDYESQLKKGDNLILAAFGGGFTWGALYLKWAYDPK, encoded by the coding sequence ATGGACAAAATCAGAGCCATGGTAACCGGAGTTCAAGGATATGTTCCTGAATACCGTTTAACCAATAAAGAACTTGAAACTCTGGTAGATACCAACGACGAGTGGATTTACACAAGAACAGGCATTAAAGAGAGAAGAATCCTTAAAGGTGAAAACCAGGGAACTTCTGTCATGGCAGTAGAAGCAATCAAAGGTTTGCTGGAAAAAACCCAAACCGACCCTCTTGACATAGATTTGATCATTTGCGCTACGGTTACTCCCGATATGCCTTTCCCGGCAACAGCCAATATCATTGCGGACAAAGTCGGGGCAAAAAACAGCTTTAGCTTTGATATTTCAGCCGCTTGCTCCGGTTTCTTGTATGCCATGCAAGTGGGAAGTCAGTTTATCCAAACTGGTCAACATAAAAAGGTAATCGTGGTAGGGGCTGATAAAATGTCCTCTATTGTGAATTACGAAGACAGAACTACCTGTATTCTTTTTGGTGATGGTGCTGGAGCTATTTTACTGGAGCCTACTACTGAAGAACTTGGAATAATGGATGCCTTGCTTCACGCTGATGGATCAGGAGCTCCATACCTCAATATGAAAGCAGGAGGAAGCATGAAACCTGCCACCCATGAAACTGTAGACGCAAGAGAGCATTTTGCAGCCCAAGAAGGTTCAACGGTGTTCAAATTTGCAGTGACAAACATGGCTGATGTCAGTGCTGAAGTGATGGAAAGAAATAACCTTACCAGCGATGATGTTGCTTGGCTAGTACCCCATCAGGCCAACAAGCGAATCATTGATGCAACTTCCAGCAGAATGGGCATCGGATCTGACAAAGTGATGATGAACATAGAAAAGTATGGCAATACTACTGCTGCTACCCTTCCACTTTGTCTTTGGGACTACGAAAGCCAATTGAAAAAAGGAGACAATTTAATTCTTGCTGCATTTGGCGGTGGTTTTACCTGGGGTGCACTTTATTTGAAATGGGCTTACGACCCTAAGTAA
- the mgtE gene encoding magnesium transporter produces the protein MEIIKQFELSKEYLESLRKGIEEENNAFIQDSLEGANVADVAAILEELSMEESIYVLRLLDNQFSADILIELDEDTLTRVLKEMEVSEIASLIECMDSDDGADILNLLSLREREEVIGYFTDRQKSEQILELLRYEEDTAGGIMAKEYIRANKNWNVVQTINEIRRQAENVDKIFSIYVVDNKQQLLGRVSLKRIVLASEQTKIEDIYEDEVISVPTYMDQEEVAEIMRRYDLEAVPVVNVKNKLVGRITFDDILDIIREEAEEDIQAMTGISDTVDEYDSVIRLTKARLPWLLIGIVGGLFGAGFIGFFEEGLNKVTALAFFIPLITATGGNVGIQSSSLVVQSLASKSAFDDSFSKRFLKVLSVAIINGLILATFVFAVVVLFYQNEVSFALVVSIALFSVVLLASFMGTITPILLDKVGINPALASGPFITTANDLLGLAVYFLVAMSLLHI, from the coding sequence GTGGAAATCATTAAGCAATTTGAACTTTCGAAAGAATATTTAGAAAGCCTCAGAAAGGGGATAGAGGAGGAGAATAATGCCTTTATTCAAGATTCTTTGGAAGGAGCAAATGTGGCGGATGTGGCGGCCATTTTGGAGGAGCTTTCCATGGAGGAGTCCATTTATGTGCTTCGCCTTTTGGATAATCAGTTTTCTGCAGATATTCTTATTGAGCTGGACGAAGATACCTTGACCAGAGTATTGAAGGAAATGGAAGTCTCTGAGATAGCTAGCTTAATCGAATGCATGGACTCCGATGATGGGGCAGATATATTGAATTTGCTTTCTCTTCGGGAAAGGGAAGAGGTCATCGGATATTTTACAGATCGACAGAAATCCGAGCAGATTCTAGAGCTTTTACGCTATGAAGAGGATACTGCGGGTGGTATTATGGCCAAAGAATACATTCGAGCTAATAAAAACTGGAATGTAGTTCAGACCATCAATGAAATCCGACGACAAGCGGAAAATGTAGATAAAATCTTCTCCATTTATGTAGTGGATAATAAGCAGCAGCTACTTGGAAGGGTTTCTTTAAAGAGAATTGTCCTAGCATCCGAACAGACTAAAATAGAGGATATTTACGAGGATGAGGTCATCTCTGTACCCACATATATGGATCAGGAGGAAGTCGCAGAAATCATGCGCAGGTATGATTTGGAAGCTGTTCCTGTTGTCAATGTTAAAAACAAGCTCGTGGGAAGAATTACCTTTGATGATATTTTGGATATTATCAGGGAAGAAGCAGAAGAGGATATCCAGGCGATGACGGGTATTTCTGATACAGTAGATGAATATGATAGTGTAATCCGTTTGACCAAAGCAAGACTGCCATGGCTGCTAATTGGGATTGTAGGAGGGCTATTTGGCGCAGGTTTTATAGGTTTTTTTGAAGAAGGTTTGAATAAAGTGACAGCCTTGGCATTTTTCATTCCTTTGATCACCGCGACAGGAGGGAATGTTGGTATTCAATCCTCTTCTTTGGTAGTTCAATCCCTAGCTAGCAAATCAGCTTTTGATGATTCTTTTTCCAAGCGATTTCTTAAAGTGCTTTCAGTTGCGATTATCAATGGTTTGATTTTGGCCACATTTGTCTTTGCAGTGGTCGTTTTATTTTACCAAAATGAAGTTTCATTTGCTTTGGTTGTATCCATAGCCTTATTCTCTGTGGTTTTATTGGCGTCATTTATGGGGACGATTACACCAATTCTTTTGGATAAAGTCGGGATAAATCCTGCCTTGGCTTCCGGGCCTTTTATTACCACAGCCAATGACTTACTTGGACTTGCCGTATATTTTTTAGT
- the accC gene encoding acetyl-CoA carboxylase biotin carboxylase subunit codes for MFNKILIANRGEIALRVIRTCKEMGIKTVAVYSTADKDSLHVRFADEAVCIGPAPSRDSYLNIPRIIAAAEITNADAIHPGYGFLSENAEFSRICEEYGIKFIGASPEMIGKMGDKATAKATMREAGVPTVPGSEGLLDSIEQGIKLANEMGYPVILKATAGGGGRGMRIVKEESGFKKAWDDARMESGAAFGNDGLYLEKFVEEPRHIEIQIIGDKNGRACHLSERDCSIQRRHQKLVEETPSPFITDELRKAMGEAAIKGAEAIGYEGAGTIEFLVDKNRNFYFMEMNTRIQVEHPITEEVTDFDLIKEQIKVAAGDVISGKNYIPKLYAMECRINAEDPANGFRPSPGRIQNLHIPGGRGVRVDSHVYAGYVIPPNYDSMIAKLIVSGQSREEVIVRMKRALEEFVIDGIKTTIPFHLALLEDPEFKAGNFTTKFLETFDFSVIKK; via the coding sequence GTGTTTAACAAGATACTTATCGCCAATAGAGGTGAAATAGCATTACGAGTGATCCGAACTTGCAAGGAAATGGGGATCAAAACGGTTGCTGTTTATTCTACTGCTGACAAAGACAGTCTTCATGTAAGATTCGCTGACGAAGCGGTTTGCATAGGCCCTGCTCCTAGTCGGGATTCTTATTTGAACATACCAAGAATCATTGCTGCTGCAGAAATCACCAATGCAGATGCCATTCATCCAGGCTATGGATTCCTTTCGGAAAATGCTGAGTTTTCCAGAATTTGTGAAGAATATGGCATTAAGTTCATCGGTGCCAGCCCTGAAATGATCGGCAAAATGGGTGACAAGGCTACTGCTAAAGCCACCATGAGAGAAGCAGGGGTACCAACTGTTCCAGGTTCTGAAGGACTATTGGATTCCATTGAGCAAGGAATCAAGCTTGCAAATGAAATGGGTTACCCTGTAATTCTGAAAGCTACTGCCGGTGGTGGTGGACGAGGAATGAGAATCGTCAAAGAAGAAAGCGGATTTAAAAAAGCTTGGGATGATGCAAGAATGGAATCAGGTGCAGCCTTCGGAAATGACGGTCTTTACTTGGAAAAATTCGTAGAAGAACCAAGACATATTGAAATCCAGATCATCGGTGATAAAAATGGAAGAGCTTGTCACCTTTCCGAAAGAGACTGTTCTATTCAAAGAAGACATCAAAAACTGGTAGAAGAAACTCCTTCTCCATTTATTACTGATGAATTACGAAAAGCCATGGGTGAAGCGGCGATCAAAGGAGCCGAAGCAATTGGCTATGAAGGAGCTGGAACCATTGAATTTTTAGTGGACAAAAACCGCAACTTCTACTTCATGGAGATGAATACCAGGATTCAGGTCGAACACCCAATTACTGAAGAAGTAACTGATTTTGATTTGATCAAAGAACAAATCAAGGTGGCTGCTGGAGACGTCATCAGTGGCAAAAACTACATTCCTAAACTTTATGCCATGGAATGTAGGATCAATGCAGAAGATCCTGCGAATGGGTTCAGACCTAGCCCGGGAAGAATACAAAACTTACATATTCCTGGAGGTAGAGGAGTAAGAGTGGATTCACATGTATATGCTGGGTATGTTATCCCTCCTAACTATGATTCCATGATTGCAAAACTTATTGTAAGCGGTCAGTCTAGAGAAGAGGTAATTGTAAGGATGAAAAGAGCTTTGGAGGAATTTGTC
- the pdxA gene encoding 4-hydroxythreonine-4-phosphate dehydrogenase PdxA, whose amino-acid sequence MNIRKSKPIIGISIGDINGVGIEVTIKALSDNRIFKNFTPLIYGHGKAISFYKKILSIDDFNFVQIKSLNEIQHKRVNVINVMEECPEVIPGVETQEAGKMAIEAISQALEDLKNGHIQALVTAPVNKNNINSEELHFVGHTEYITASVGAKESLMLMVSDSLRVGLVTGHIPLAQVPQAVTKEKIIQKSNLLLNTLVKDFGIARPKIAILGLNPHAGEDGLLGKEEEEIIKPAIRELKDQNKMVFGPYPSDGFFGMMHQSKFDGVLAMYHDQGLIPFKSIAFSSGVNFTSGLPIIRTSPDHGTAYNIAGKNVADEGSMRAAIFLASDIISQHEQENQER is encoded by the coding sequence ATGAACATAAGAAAGAGCAAACCCATCATAGGGATAAGTATCGGAGATATAAACGGAGTTGGGATTGAAGTAACGATCAAGGCCTTATCTGATAACCGTATCTTCAAAAACTTTACCCCACTCATTTATGGGCATGGCAAAGCAATCTCATTTTATAAGAAGATCCTGAGTATAGATGATTTTAATTTTGTTCAGATTAAATCCTTGAATGAGATTCAGCATAAGCGTGTCAATGTCATCAATGTCATGGAGGAATGCCCAGAAGTGATCCCTGGTGTGGAAACGCAAGAAGCTGGAAAGATGGCTATTGAGGCGATTTCTCAAGCATTGGAGGACCTGAAAAATGGCCATATTCAGGCTTTGGTAACTGCCCCTGTCAATAAAAACAACATCAATTCAGAGGAATTGCATTTTGTGGGACATACTGAATACATCACAGCTTCCGTTGGAGCAAAAGAAAGTTTGATGTTAATGGTTTCGGACTCCCTACGAGTTGGATTGGTAACAGGACATATTCCTTTGGCCCAAGTTCCCCAAGCAGTGACCAAAGAAAAGATCATTCAAAAATCGAATTTGTTGTTAAACACCTTGGTCAAGGATTTTGGCATTGCCAGACCGAAAATTGCGATCCTAGGATTGAACCCTCATGCAGGGGAAGATGGGTTATTGGGCAAAGAAGAAGAGGAAATCATCAAACCAGCCATTCGTGAATTGAAAGACCAAAATAAAATGGTGTTTGGACCTTATCCTTCGGATGGATTCTTTGGAATGATGCACCAATCGAAATTTGACGGGGTTTTGGCCATGTATCATGACCAGGGATTAATCCCTTTCAAATCCATTGCATTCAGTTCTGGAGTGAATTTCACTTCGGGTTTGCCGATCATAAGAACTTCTCCTGATCACGGAACGGCCTATAATATTGCAGGCAAAAATGTGGCGGATGAAGGTTCAATGAGGGCGGCAATTTTCCTTGCATCGGACATTATTTCCCAGCATGAACAGGAAAATCAAGAGCGTTAG
- the efp gene encoding elongation factor P: MASTADFKNGLCLVMNNEIYSIVDFQHVKPGKGAAFVRTKLKGLTNGKTLDKTFNAGEKVETARVEKRPHQFLYKDDMGYHFMDTNTFEQIPIEEKLIERPDLLKDGQMVDILIHDETETPISVELPPFVELMITYTEPGIKGDTATNALKPATLETGATVMVPLFVEQDIMIKVDTRDGSYSERVK, from the coding sequence ATGGCTAGTACTGCAGATTTTAAAAATGGGCTTTGCCTGGTGATGAACAATGAGATTTATTCCATTGTTGATTTCCAACACGTAAAACCTGGAAAAGGTGCTGCTTTTGTGAGAACAAAATTGAAAGGATTGACCAATGGCAAAACCTTGGACAAGACTTTTAATGCTGGTGAAAAAGTAGAAACTGCAAGAGTTGAAAAAAGACCTCATCAATTCTTATATAAGGATGATATGGGGTACCATTTTATGGACACCAACACCTTCGAGCAAATTCCTATTGAAGAGAAATTGATCGAAAGACCAGATTTATTGAAAGACGGACAAATGGTTGATATCCTTATTCATGATGAAACTGAAACTCCTATTTCTGTGGAATTACCTCCTTTTGTGGAATTAATGATTACTTATACAGAACCAGGGATTAAAGGAGATACTGCCACCAACGCACTAAAACCGGCTACTCTGGAAACTGGAGCAACTGTAATGGTTCCTTTGTTTGTAGAACAGGATATCATGATTAAAGTGGATACCAGAGATGGATCCTATTCTGAAAGAGTAAAATAA
- the rpmF gene encoding 50S ribosomal protein L32: MAHPKRKISKTRRDKRRTHYKLEAPGLAKCPTTGEMHLPHRAFWLDGKLYYKGQVIIEKEVLA, translated from the coding sequence ATGGCACATCCTAAACGAAAAATTTCGAAAACCAGAAGAGATAAAAGAAGAACTCATTATAAATTAGAGGCTCCTGGTTTGGCTAAATGCCCAACTACTGGCGAAATGCACTTGCCACACAGAGCGTTCTGGTTGGACGGTAAATTGTACTACAAAGGACAAGTTATCATTGAAAAAGAGGTACTAGCTTAA